A window from Sinanaerobacter sp. ZZT-01 encodes these proteins:
- a CDS encoding pyrimidine-nucleoside phosphorylase, translating into MNMNDMILKKREGKTLTREEIQFFISGYTKGVIPDYQAAALLMAIFFQKLTDEETFYLTEAMQHSGDIIDLSAIKGIKVDKHSTGGVGDKTTLIVAPIAAACGVPIAKMSGRGLGFTGGTIDKLESIPGFRTVLEPEEFVNQVNEIGLSVIGQTAHIAAADKKLYALRDVTATVDNASLITSSIMSKKLAAGSDAIILDVKCGKGAFMEEMEEAEHLANLMVSIGKSAGKKTIAIITDMNQPLGNAVGNSLEVQEAINTLKGDGPKDIEELCLRLASYMIFVGEKADSPEHGYQLAQEALDTGSAYRKFLEFVERQGGIVSKEHGDISLSPAAYESKLFAKEEGYLLEVEAKKIGVASQHTGAGRETKEDTIDLSAGILLHKKIGDAVKKGECLATVYGNREDKVQRAMTELEDAFTFSKKMPRKISLIKKIIE; encoded by the coding sequence ATGAATATGAATGATATGATCTTAAAAAAGAGAGAGGGAAAGACATTAACACGGGAAGAAATTCAATTTTTTATTTCTGGATATACAAAAGGAGTGATTCCTGATTACCAGGCAGCAGCATTATTGATGGCAATTTTTTTTCAGAAATTAACGGATGAAGAAACGTTTTATTTAACAGAAGCGATGCAGCATTCCGGTGATATCATTGATTTATCTGCAATAAAGGGAATCAAGGTCGACAAGCATAGTACCGGAGGCGTTGGTGATAAAACAACATTAATTGTAGCACCAATTGCGGCAGCTTGTGGCGTTCCGATTGCAAAAATGTCGGGAAGGGGTTTGGGTTTTACAGGCGGAACCATCGATAAATTAGAATCCATTCCCGGTTTTCGGACTGTACTTGAACCGGAAGAATTTGTAAATCAAGTCAATGAGATTGGACTTTCTGTAATTGGTCAGACTGCGCACATTGCAGCAGCAGATAAGAAATTGTATGCACTTCGAGACGTTACAGCTACAGTAGACAATGCATCTTTGATTACGTCAAGTATTATGAGCAAAAAATTGGCAGCGGGAAGTGATGCCATTATCTTGGATGTAAAATGTGGAAAAGGTGCATTTATGGAAGAGATGGAAGAAGCGGAACATCTAGCAAATCTTATGGTGTCTATAGGAAAGTCTGCGGGAAAGAAAACAATTGCGATCATTACTGATATGAACCAACCTCTTGGAAATGCAGTTGGAAACAGCTTGGAAGTGCAAGAAGCAATCAATACCTTAAAAGGGGATGGACCGAAGGATATAGAAGAACTCTGTCTACGGTTGGCGTCCTATATGATTTTTGTAGGTGAAAAAGCAGATTCACCAGAACACGGCTATCAATTAGCACAGGAAGCGCTAGACACGGGAAGTGCATATAGAAAATTTTTAGAATTTGTAGAACGTCAAGGCGGGATTGTTTCAAAGGAGCACGGTGATATTTCTTTGTCGCCAGCTGCTTATGAGAGTAAACTTTTTGCGAAGGAAGAGGGATATCTCTTGGAAGTAGAAGCAAAAAAGATCGGAGTCGCATCTCAACATACCGGAGCTGGAAGAGAAACGAAAGAAGATACCATTGATCTTTCAGCTGGAATTCTACTTCATAAAAAGATAGGTGATGCTGTGAAAAAAGGGGAGTGTTTAGCAACTGTTTATGGTAACAGAGAGGATAAAGTACAAAGAGCGATGACCGAACTGGAAGATGCATTTACTTTCAGTAA
- a CDS encoding phosphopentomutase: MKRVTLIVLDSLGIGELPDAAEYGDQGANTLKHIAEKMTSFHIPNLLQLGFGGIDGVSGIGKVQNPIGSYGRLAEKSKGKDTITGHWEIAGLLTEVPFKTFPKFPDQFMKEYEKAIGRETLGNYAASGTEIIKELGEEHKKTGKPIVYTSADSVFQIAANTEVIPLEELYHFCEIARKMLVGEVQVGRVIARPFTEKNGVYTRTSDRKDYAVSPTGKTVLDHVKDSGKTVYAVGKISDIFNHQGVTESVHTSGNMDGVDQTIAALKQEFNGLLFTNLVDFDSLYGHRRDPQGYGKAIEAFDRRLPEIMENMGEQDILMLCADHGNDPVHSGWDHTREHVPILIYGKAVKAGVNLGTKKAFADIGATISEYLGVAPTEIGSSFWSEIKA; the protein is encoded by the coding sequence ATGAAACGAGTGACATTGATTGTTCTGGATAGTTTGGGAATCGGGGAGTTACCGGATGCAGCTGAATATGGAGATCAGGGGGCAAACACGTTAAAGCATATTGCTGAAAAGATGACAAGTTTTCATATTCCAAATTTGCTTCAACTTGGATTTGGCGGAATTGATGGTGTGTCAGGAATTGGAAAAGTGCAAAATCCGATCGGCTCTTATGGACGCCTAGCTGAAAAATCGAAAGGCAAGGATACCATTACGGGGCATTGGGAAATTGCAGGCCTCTTGACGGAAGTACCGTTTAAGACTTTTCCAAAGTTTCCCGATCAATTTATGAAAGAATACGAAAAGGCTATCGGTCGAGAGACATTGGGGAATTATGCAGCTTCCGGCACAGAGATTATTAAAGAGTTGGGGGAAGAACATAAGAAAACTGGAAAACCAATCGTATATACCTCAGCAGACAGTGTATTTCAGATAGCAGCAAATACAGAGGTGATCCCTTTGGAAGAACTATATCACTTCTGCGAAATTGCAAGAAAGATGCTGGTTGGAGAAGTTCAAGTCGGCCGTGTCATTGCTCGACCTTTTACAGAGAAGAACGGTGTCTATACCAGAACTTCCGATCGTAAGGATTATGCGGTTTCTCCAACGGGAAAAACGGTTTTGGATCATGTAAAGGATTCGGGGAAGACCGTTTATGCTGTTGGAAAAATCAGTGATATCTTTAATCATCAGGGGGTAACGGAATCCGTTCATACTTCGGGAAATATGGATGGAGTCGATCAGACAATTGCAGCATTAAAGCAAGAATTTAATGGACTGTTGTTTACAAATCTCGTGGACTTTGATTCTTTGTATGGTCATCGGAGAGATCCACAGGGATATGGAAAAGCAATTGAGGCGTTTGATCGACGACTTCCTGAAATTATGGAAAATATGGGAGAACAAGACATTCTGATGCTTTGTGCTGACCACGGTAATGATCCCGTGCACAGCGGATGGGATCACACCAGGGAACATGTACCGATTCTTATTTATGGAAAGGCGGTAAAAGCAGGTGTAAATTTGGGAACCAAAAAGGCTTTTGCTGATATTGGGGCAACTATTTCGGAGTATTTGGGGGTCGCTCCAACAGAAATCGGAAGCAGTTTTTGGAGTGAGATTAAAGCTTGA
- a CDS encoding metallophosphoesterase, whose protein sequence is MSIFVIADLHLSLSVDKPMDIYGGQWVNHAERIKKNWMKLIKEEDTVIIPGDISWGLRLAEAMEDLKWIDDLPGKKVLFKGNHDLWWNSIGKLNKLFEHLTFIQNTYYETENHRICGSRGWTCPGESGFTQQDQKIYQRELGRLRLSLENAVKNGESSKELIAVLHFPPTNEKLESSGFTDIFEEFGVKKVVYGHLHGREAYKNGLQGMKNGIEYYLTSCDKLECVPLQLEKES, encoded by the coding sequence ATGAGCATATTTGTAATTGCAGATTTACACTTATCGTTGTCAGTGGATAAGCCAATGGATATTTATGGCGGCCAATGGGTAAATCATGCAGAACGCATTAAAAAAAATTGGATGAAGCTTATTAAAGAAGAGGATACAGTTATCATTCCCGGTGACATTTCTTGGGGATTGCGCTTGGCGGAAGCGATGGAAGATTTAAAATGGATCGACGATCTGCCGGGTAAGAAGGTATTGTTTAAGGGAAACCATGATTTATGGTGGAATTCGATTGGAAAATTGAATAAGCTTTTTGAACATTTGACATTTATACAAAACACTTATTATGAAACTGAAAATCACAGAATCTGTGGATCGAGAGGATGGACTTGTCCAGGAGAATCCGGATTTACGCAGCAGGATCAAAAAATTTATCAAAGGGAGCTTGGGCGCTTGCGTCTTTCCTTAGAAAATGCGGTTAAGAATGGAGAGAGCAGCAAAGAGCTTATCGCTGTGCTGCATTTTCCACCAACCAACGAAAAATTGGAATCATCCGGGTTTACTGATATCTTTGAAGAGTTTGGTGTTAAAAAAGTTGTTTACGGACATTTACATGGAAGAGAAGCATATAAAAACGGATTGCAGGGAATGAAAAACGGAATTGAATATTACTTGACTTCTTGTGATAAATTAGAGTGTGTTCCTTTGCAATTAGAAAAGGAATCATAA
- a CDS encoding ferrous iron transporter B — MKEHPLLTLVGNPNVGKSVLFQHITGIYAEVSNFPGTTVEITEGTFENLRVMDAPGVFGLSCENEEERVTLSAVLQSDLIVNVIDGTQLHRDLFLTSQLIDLGKPMIILVNMMDEVRKKHIYIDFDTLFKRFGVPIVAVSGRKGNGVSQMKHVILNGGCTGQPFVPYSHKLPFLSAPEYKEEANQIRRKEINRLLKSSYITRNKLSKCELLFIHPFFGFLFLMLIASAIYFILGKVLAQEVIHFTEDFLMGTFYFNWITGLLEPFFSTDSLSGYLLIGEYGLLTMVPIYLFGLLLPLVAGFHFLLSILEDCGILCRIAVLMDRIFSKFGLNGKAVIPILLGFGCVTMALITTRILGTKRERLIASALLCIGIPCSAQFAILLAISSQLSFPSLCIYLFTILSLFFFIGIFLNRTLPGKSSELFLVLPPLRRPVALNLLKKTAQKTKHFLHDAGTMFVLGSILLSLLAYFNGFAFLYQHLEPLTTSILGLPPQTSGLFLMCMIKKDLGAAHLYSMISDGLLNEPQIVIVLTVVTLFVPCFASFAVLIKEQSLLQSLLIWFSSMLLAFTVGAVLAQVLL, encoded by the coding sequence ATGAAAGAACACCCTTTGCTTACCTTAGTCGGTAACCCTAACGTTGGAAAATCTGTACTATTTCAACATATTACCGGCATTTATGCTGAAGTATCAAACTTCCCCGGAACAACTGTAGAAATAACGGAAGGCACATTTGAAAATCTACGAGTTATGGATGCACCCGGCGTTTTTGGTTTATCTTGTGAAAATGAAGAAGAACGTGTTACTTTAAGCGCAGTCCTACAATCGGATCTCATTGTAAACGTAATAGATGGAACACAGCTTCATAGAGATTTATTTCTGACATCACAGTTGATTGATTTAGGAAAACCTATGATCATTTTAGTCAATATGATGGATGAAGTACGAAAAAAACACATCTACATAGATTTTGACACTTTATTCAAACGTTTCGGTGTCCCTATCGTTGCAGTGTCGGGGCGAAAAGGAAATGGTGTTTCTCAAATGAAGCATGTTATTCTTAATGGTGGATGTACGGGACAACCCTTTGTGCCCTATTCACATAAGCTTCCATTTTTAAGCGCACCTGAATACAAGGAAGAAGCAAATCAGATCCGTAGAAAAGAAATCAATCGTCTTTTAAAAAGTTCTTACATTACTAGAAATAAGCTTTCCAAGTGCGAGCTTTTATTCATTCATCCATTTTTTGGATTTCTTTTTCTAATGCTGATTGCATCTGCCATATATTTTATTCTTGGAAAAGTTCTTGCACAGGAAGTCATTCACTTTACAGAAGATTTCCTGATGGGAACATTCTACTTTAATTGGATCACGGGACTGCTTGAACCTTTTTTTTCAACCGATTCATTATCAGGCTATCTTCTTATTGGAGAGTACGGCCTTTTGACTATGGTTCCGATCTATCTATTTGGGTTACTACTTCCCCTCGTTGCAGGCTTTCACTTTCTTCTTTCTATTTTAGAGGATTGCGGGATTCTATGTCGTATCGCTGTTTTAATGGATCGTATCTTTTCTAAATTTGGATTAAACGGAAAAGCTGTTATTCCAATTCTATTAGGCTTTGGTTGTGTTACGATGGCGCTCATCACAACGCGTATTTTAGGAACAAAACGAGAGCGATTAATTGCATCGGCGCTTCTTTGTATCGGAATTCCCTGCTCTGCACAATTTGCAATTCTTTTAGCCATTTCTTCACAGCTGTCGTTTCCATCACTTTGTATTTATCTCTTTACGATTCTGTCTCTCTTCTTTTTCATTGGGATTTTTCTGAATCGTACACTGCCCGGGAAATCTTCCGAATTATTTTTGGTTCTTCCTCCATTAAGGAGACCTGTTGCTCTGAATTTATTAAAAAAAACTGCCCAAAAAACAAAGCACTTTCTCCATGACGCAGGAACGATGTTTGTTTTAGGCAGTATATTACTTTCTTTACTTGCTTATTTTAACGGGTTTGCTTTCCTTTATCAGCATCTTGAACCTCTAACCACCTCAATTTTAGGCTTGCCGCCTCAAACTTCCGGATTGTTTCTCATGTGTATGATAAAAAAAGATTTAGGAGCAGCCCATCTCTATTCTATGATATCTGATGGACTTTTAAATGAACCACAAATCGTAATTGTCCTTACTGTAGTGACCCTCTTTGTTCCTTGCTTTGCTTCTTTCGCTGTATTAATAAAAGAACAATCTCTCCTGCAAAGCTTGCTGATCTGGTTTAGCAGTATGCTCTTGGCTTTTACTGTGGGAGCGGTGCTTGCACAGGTTTTACTATAA
- a CDS encoding ABC-F family ATP-binding cassette domain-containing protein — MITVTNVSLNFSGQALFKDVDLKFNPGNCYGIIGANGAGKSTFLRILSGELEPSTGNISIPSHVRMSVLKQDHFAYDEYTVLDTVIMGNMRLYQIMQEKDALYAKEDFTDEDGIKASELEGEFAEMNGWEAESDASRLLQGLGLSNEILYSQMNTLTGKEKVKVLLAQALFGQPEIILLDEPTNHLDIQAIDWLEDFLLDYEGTVIVVSHDRHFLNTVCTNIVDIDYGKIKMYVGNYEFWYESSQIMQKIIRDQNKKNEDKIKELQNFIQRFSANKSKSKQATSRKKLIDKLTVEELPASSRRYPFVGFNMDREAGKEILTVEGISKTIDGVKILNQVSFRVNKDDKIAFVGENEIANTTLFKIIMGEMEPDEGSFKWGTTITTSYFPMDNSQFFQDCNLNLVQWLGQYTEETTETFMRGFLGRMLFSGDDVFKPVKVLSGGEKVRCMLSRMMLFGANALVLDQPTNHLDLESITAVNNGLIDFKGNLLFASHDHEFIQTIANRIIEFTEEGMLDRTCTYDEYIQEQRDRALASKK, encoded by the coding sequence ATGATTACAGTTACTAACGTAAGCCTGAATTTTAGCGGACAAGCGTTATTTAAGGACGTTGATCTAAAATTTAACCCAGGGAATTGTTATGGTATTATCGGTGCGAATGGTGCTGGAAAATCAACATTTTTACGCATTTTATCCGGAGAATTGGAACCTTCTACCGGAAATATATCAATCCCGTCTCATGTGCGTATGTCTGTTTTGAAGCAGGATCACTTTGCGTACGATGAATATACCGTTTTAGATACCGTAATTATGGGTAATATGAGACTTTATCAAATAATGCAGGAAAAAGATGCTCTCTATGCAAAAGAAGACTTTACGGATGAAGATGGGATAAAAGCTTCCGAACTAGAGGGTGAGTTTGCAGAAATGAATGGATGGGAAGCTGAATCGGATGCAAGCCGTTTGCTGCAGGGATTAGGTCTTTCCAATGAAATTTTATACAGTCAAATGAACACTTTGACCGGAAAAGAGAAAGTCAAGGTTTTACTTGCACAGGCATTGTTCGGCCAGCCTGAAATTATATTGCTCGACGAGCCGACAAACCACTTAGATATTCAAGCGATTGACTGGCTGGAAGATTTTCTGCTGGATTATGAGGGAACGGTAATTGTGGTATCTCATGACCGTCATTTTCTAAATACCGTTTGTACAAATATTGTTGATATTGATTATGGCAAGATTAAAATGTATGTGGGAAATTATGAATTCTGGTATGAATCAAGCCAAATTATGCAGAAGATCATTCGAGATCAAAACAAGAAAAATGAAGATAAGATTAAAGAGTTGCAAAATTTTATTCAGCGTTTCTCTGCGAACAAGTCAAAATCAAAGCAAGCGACCTCTAGAAAAAAATTGATTGATAAGTTGACTGTAGAGGAGCTTCCGGCTTCCTCCAGAAGATACCCATTCGTTGGTTTTAACATGGATCGTGAAGCAGGGAAAGAAATTTTGACTGTTGAGGGAATCAGTAAGACGATTGACGGAGTAAAGATTCTGAATCAAGTTTCATTCCGTGTAAATAAGGATGATAAAATTGCATTTGTCGGAGAAAATGAAATTGCAAATACCACATTGTTTAAAATTATCATGGGAGAAATGGAGCCTGATGAAGGAAGCTTTAAATGGGGAACAACCATTACAACTTCCTATTTTCCAATGGACAATTCTCAATTCTTTCAAGATTGTAATTTGAACCTAGTGCAATGGCTCGGACAGTATACAGAAGAAACGACGGAAACGTTTATGAGAGGATTTTTAGGGCGTATGCTGTTTTCCGGCGATGATGTATTTAAACCGGTAAAGGTACTTTCCGGCGGAGAAAAAGTTCGCTGTATGCTTTCCCGTATGATGCTCTTTGGCGCAAATGCATTGGTGCTGGATCAGCCGACAAATCATTTGGATTTGGAGTCCATTACTGCTGTTAATAATGGACTGATTGATTTTAAAGGCAATTTGCTTTTTGCATCTCATGACCATGAATTTATTCAAACGATCGCAAATCGTATCATTGAATTTACAGAAGAAGGAATGCTGGATCGTACATGTACCTACGACGAGTATATTCAAGAGCAGAGAGACCGTGCCTTAGCCTCTAAAAAATAG
- a CDS encoding LTA synthase family protein: protein MTIWVLALLILTNPIASPLFTSIDNQEFFSYHIRDLLQGLTGGVFGQEKQDYYLATGTYENQIDGPLFGAAKGKNLILIQVEALQNIMINASYNGQELTPNLNQLIKEQGSLYFDHYYQQLGSGNTSDSEFVTNNSYLGSIESYTYQLYEDNYFKGLPWILKEQGYQTAVFHGYNKTFWNRESIYPKLGFDTFINSDVLKNDNIIGIGGGNITGISDAAFFQQSTEILKTMQQPFYSFLITLSSHHPFKLPSELSQITLAEEDKDTLFGDYINSVCYADQCLGMFLDSLKENGLYDNSVIALYGDHFGLPQTDADVQAQVSKFLGYDYKLNHMMNIPLIIHLPNSDVNETLSITAGESDFLPTISYLLGLEHLDTLYLGQNLLTAKSGFVFEQTHLLKGSFINDDIVFEMSRDGVFSHSKAWRLDDGSEVDVSPYETESLRAKKLIELSDFYLKNDVLRKALLQGLNIDEIVNGTVAETEKPEFVYTATAKDIKEDSELDKIVKSGDEVTILVTPSADWQEADASKVFFMDLINYLQENKNLKALMNLDEDAISMLRYLKNDQLDTGDNDAVAARKEVVSRLIPVLHSFDLYTKTEYEGFKDVMVTLKKNSYTIPEVKDFLEQNKPWAVAINVDDANEENLAYVLKRKSEFVYGYGSSAGHDETSLKNIGFDGFIVKPVQAPLPQ from the coding sequence GTGACCATCTGGGTTTTAGCGTTATTGATTCTGACTAATCCGATTGCAAGTCCTCTTTTTACATCAATTGATAATCAGGAATTCTTTTCTTATCACATCCGAGATTTGCTTCAAGGATTAACCGGAGGCGTTTTCGGTCAGGAAAAACAAGATTACTATTTAGCAACAGGAACTTATGAAAATCAAATTGACGGGCCGCTTTTTGGTGCAGCAAAAGGAAAAAATCTTATTTTGATTCAGGTGGAAGCTTTACAGAATATTATGATTAACGCATCTTATAATGGACAAGAGTTGACGCCAAACTTAAATCAGCTGATTAAAGAACAAGGTAGCCTTTATTTTGACCATTATTATCAGCAATTGGGAAGCGGGAACACTTCAGATTCTGAATTTGTCACAAATAATTCTTACCTAGGGAGTATTGAGAGTTATACATATCAGTTGTATGAAGATAATTATTTTAAGGGTCTGCCTTGGATATTAAAAGAGCAGGGTTATCAGACTGCAGTATTTCATGGATACAATAAGACCTTCTGGAATCGTGAGAGCATTTATCCGAAATTAGGGTTTGATACTTTTATAAACAGTGATGTTTTAAAAAATGATAATATTATCGGCATTGGAGGCGGTAATATAACTGGTATCAGCGATGCTGCATTCTTCCAGCAATCGACCGAAATTCTAAAGACGATGCAGCAGCCGTTTTATAGTTTCTTAATTACTTTATCTAGTCATCATCCGTTTAAACTTCCTAGTGAGCTATCACAAATAACTCTAGCGGAAGAAGACAAGGATACGCTCTTTGGAGATTACATCAACAGTGTCTGCTATGCGGATCAATGTTTAGGCATGTTTTTGGACTCACTGAAAGAGAATGGGCTTTATGATAACAGTGTGATTGCGCTGTATGGAGACCATTTTGGGCTGCCGCAGACCGATGCAGACGTCCAAGCGCAGGTTAGTAAATTCCTTGGCTACGATTATAAACTGAATCATATGATGAATATTCCATTGATTATTCATCTGCCGAACAGCGATGTAAACGAAACTCTTTCCATTACAGCCGGTGAATCGGATTTTTTGCCAACAATCAGTTATTTACTTGGATTAGAGCATTTGGATACCTTATATTTGGGACAAAATCTCCTTACGGCAAAATCAGGGTTTGTTTTTGAACAGACACATTTGCTGAAAGGCTCTTTTATCAATGATGATATTGTATTTGAAATGTCCAGAGATGGTGTCTTTTCTCACAGTAAAGCATGGCGTTTAGATGATGGGAGCGAAGTGGATGTGAGTCCGTATGAGACGGAATCTTTAAGAGCGAAGAAACTGATAGAGCTATCAGACTTTTATCTGAAAAATGATGTGCTCCGTAAAGCTTTGCTGCAAGGATTAAATATAGATGAAATTGTAAACGGAACCGTAGCAGAGACAGAAAAGCCGGAATTTGTATATACAGCAACAGCAAAAGATATAAAAGAAGACAGTGAACTAGACAAAATAGTAAAGTCAGGAGATGAAGTAACGATTTTAGTCACCCCTTCTGCGGATTGGCAGGAAGCGGATGCGTCAAAGGTTTTTTTTATGGATTTAATTAACTATTTGCAGGAAAATAAAAATTTAAAGGCATTGATGAATTTAGATGAAGATGCTATTTCTATGCTTCGTTACTTAAAGAATGACCAATTGGATACCGGTGATAATGATGCAGTAGCGGCAAGAAAAGAAGTTGTTTCTCGCCTTATTCCTGTTTTGCATAGCTTTGATCTCTATACGAAGACAGAGTATGAAGGGTTTAAAGATGTCATGGTAACTTTGAAGAAAAATTCTTATACGATTCCTGAAGTGAAGGATTTTCTTGAACAGAATAAGCCTTGGGCTGTGGCGATTAATGTAGATGATGCAAACGAGGAAAATTTGGCTTACGTCTTGAAACGGAAGAGTGAGTTTGTATATGGATATGGCTCCTCTGCCGGTCATGATGAAACGAGTTTAAAAAATATCGGATTTGATGGATTTATAGTAAAACCTGTGCAAGCACCGCTCCCACAGTAA
- a CDS encoding DNA recombination protein RmuC produces METLFIIVILFIFGILGALGLAGVKQEIKSTRQETLQYIQRSFQGLGELLNATQKQTADLQDKRLAELTGQLSERVNTLQKTVNVMLGQLDNRLKDNSIQNEQKLDNIRSMIEIRLSSLQEDNGKRLDQMRQTVDEKLQKTLEERIGQSFQLVSNRLEQVYKGLGEMQTLASGVGDLKRVLSNVKTRGILGEIQLGAILEQILSPEQYEENITTKKGSTERVEFAIKLPGENEEVVYLPIDAKFPADAYSRLMQAYENNDRIEAEAAGAILERTIKSFAKSIRDKYIEPPQTTDFAIMFLPFEGLYAEVVRRGLIETLQREYKVNIAGPTTMGALLNSLQMGFKTLAIQKHSSDVWNVLGAVKTEFDKFGDVLAATQFRITQANAELDKLVGTRTRKIQSKLRNVTSLPEDSSRIVLDIDSTELGENEG; encoded by the coding sequence ATGGAAACACTTTTTATAATTGTTATTCTATTCATTTTTGGAATATTGGGAGCATTGGGGTTAGCTGGTGTAAAGCAGGAAATTAAGAGTACGAGGCAAGAAACTTTGCAGTATATTCAGAGAAGTTTTCAAGGCTTGGGTGAATTGCTGAATGCAACACAAAAGCAGACAGCAGATTTGCAGGATAAGCGACTGGCAGAACTGACTGGACAGCTTTCAGAACGAGTGAATACGTTACAGAAAACAGTAAACGTAATGCTTGGGCAATTGGACAATCGATTAAAAGATAATTCTATTCAAAATGAACAAAAATTGGATAATATAAGAAGCATGATAGAAATTCGTCTATCCTCATTGCAGGAGGATAACGGTAAGCGTCTAGATCAAATGCGCCAGACTGTTGATGAGAAACTGCAAAAGACGTTAGAAGAACGTATCGGTCAGTCTTTTCAGCTTGTGAGCAATCGTTTGGAACAGGTTTATAAAGGATTGGGAGAAATGCAGACACTTGCTTCTGGTGTAGGAGATTTAAAAAGAGTGCTTTCCAATGTAAAAACCAGAGGTATTCTAGGAGAGATACAATTGGGAGCTATTTTAGAACAGATACTATCACCAGAGCAATACGAAGAAAATATTACAACCAAAAAAGGAAGTACGGAGAGAGTTGAGTTTGCAATTAAGCTTCCTGGCGAAAATGAGGAAGTGGTTTATCTCCCAATTGATGCAAAATTTCCTGCTGATGCGTATTCCAGATTAATGCAGGCATATGAAAATAACGATCGTATAGAGGCGGAGGCAGCTGGTGCAATTTTAGAACGAACGATAAAATCGTTTGCAAAGAGTATACGTGATAAATACATAGAGCCACCGCAGACTACTGATTTTGCGATTATGTTTCTTCCGTTCGAAGGATTATATGCCGAAGTTGTAAGAAGAGGGTTAATCGAAACTCTTCAAAGGGAGTATAAAGTAAATATAGCGGGGCCGACAACAATGGGAGCTTTGCTCAATAGTTTACAGATGGGATTTAAAACATTGGCAATTCAGAAACATTCCAGTGATGTATGGAATGTTCTTGGTGCCGTCAAAACAGAATTTGATAAATTTGGCGATGTTTTAGCGGCGACCCAGTTCCGTATTACTCAGGCTAATGCGGAGCTGGATAAATTAGTCGGGACACGAACACGTAAAATCCAAAGTAAGCTTAGAAATGTAACAAGCTTACCGGAAGACAGTAGCCGCATAGTATTAGATATTGATTCGACAGAGCTTGGAGAAAACGAAGGATGA
- a CDS encoding ferrous iron transport protein A, whose protein sequence is MKKKYTSFGFSLPLSQIRKNQSVQILSIPNTDVRSQALRLGMMEGSSVLCLEKLRHGPIVLLVENQQIAIGYLLTQNIRIIPLKSLYYK, encoded by the coding sequence ATGAAAAAAAAATATACATCTTTTGGATTCTCACTCCCCCTTTCTCAAATAAGAAAAAATCAGTCTGTACAAATACTTTCCATTCCAAATACTGACGTTCGAAGTCAAGCGCTCCGTCTGGGAATGATGGAGGGGAGCTCAGTTTTATGTTTAGAAAAACTTCGCCACGGTCCCATTGTGCTATTAGTCGAAAACCAACAAATTGCAATTGGTTATCTTTTAACACAGAATATAAGAATCATTCCTCTAAAATCACTTTATTACAAATAG